The following are encoded in a window of Gramella sp. MT6 genomic DNA:
- a CDS encoding acyl-CoA reductase: protein MTIDDHKSHLTTLGKFLHQFQLTESVKNNDLPGNDKFFAEMEEKIDSAIHYNGWFNRENIIFSLQQWSEALTPRNLKLWLDSYKLSDSGGKTVGIVMAGNIPLVGFHDFISVLVSGHKVLVKQSSNDQQLLPVIAAYLMHLDKRYEERISFTKEKLEDFDAVIATGSNNTARYFEYYFKGKPNIIRKNRNSVAILTGNETKEDLEKLGEDIFRYYGLGCRNVSKLYVPEKYDFDSFFKAINEWNPLINQNKYANNYDYNKAVYLISEFKILDNGFLILKEDENFGSPIASLFYETYLNEKDLEKKLEENSDNIQCIVKKNSNKNQVTFGQTQKPELWDYADNVDTIEFLSKI from the coding sequence TGACAATCGACGACCATAAATCACATCTTACAACTTTAGGGAAATTTCTTCACCAATTTCAGCTTACCGAATCGGTAAAAAATAATGATCTGCCAGGTAATGATAAATTCTTTGCAGAGATGGAAGAAAAGATAGATTCTGCTATTCATTATAATGGCTGGTTCAACCGTGAAAATATCATCTTTTCCCTGCAACAATGGAGTGAAGCTTTAACTCCAAGGAATTTAAAACTGTGGCTGGACAGTTATAAACTTTCTGATAGTGGAGGAAAAACCGTTGGCATTGTGATGGCTGGAAACATACCTCTGGTTGGATTTCATGATTTTATATCTGTCCTGGTCTCCGGCCATAAGGTATTAGTGAAACAGTCCAGTAACGATCAACAACTACTTCCTGTAATCGCCGCTTATCTAATGCATCTGGATAAACGCTACGAAGAACGTATCAGTTTTACAAAAGAAAAACTGGAAGATTTTGATGCGGTCATAGCTACGGGTAGCAATAATACGGCAAGGTATTTTGAGTATTACTTTAAGGGTAAACCTAATATTATTAGAAAGAATAGAAATTCAGTCGCTATACTCACCGGTAATGAGACAAAAGAAGACCTGGAAAAGCTAGGTGAAGATATTTTCAGATATTATGGTCTTGGCTGCAGAAATGTTTCTAAACTTTATGTGCCGGAAAAATATGATTTCGATAGTTTCTTTAAAGCAATTAACGAATGGAATCCTCTGATAAATCAGAATAAATATGCTAATAACTATGATTATAATAAGGCTGTTTATTTAATAAGTGAATTCAAAATTTTGGACAACGGTTTCCTGATCTTAAAGGAGGATGAGAATTTTGGTTCACCTATCGCCTCTTTATTCTATGAAACCTATCTGAACGAAAAGGATCTGGAAAAAAAACTTGAGGAAAATTCAGATAATATTCAGTGTATCGTAAAGAAAAATTCGAATAAGAACCAAGTTACTTTTGGCCAAACTCAGAAACCAGAGCTTTGGGATTATGCAGACAACGTAGATACTATTGAATTCCTCTCTAAAATTTA